CGCCATCCCCTTCGGTCCTTACGGTAAGATCATAACCATCCTCGGATTCGTCTTCTTCCTCGGCTTCTTCCTGGACTGGATCGAGATCACCCTCATCATCCTGCCCCTCCTGGCGCCGGTCATCAAGACCCTCGGCCTCGAGATCGACGGCTACGGCGTCATCTCCGAGCCGGTTCTGGTCTGGTTCGTCATGCTGATCGCCGTCTGTCTCCAGACCTCTTTCCTGACGCCGCCCGTCGGCTTCTCGCTTTTCTATCTCCAGGGGGTCTGTCCGCCGGAGGTCAAGCTTACCGATATCTACCGGGGGGTAGTCCCTTTCATCATCCTGCAGCTTATTGGACTGGCCTTGACCCTCCTGTTCCCGGAGCTGGTGCTCTGGCTGCCGGCCAAGGCCTATGGGTATTAGGCTGCTTAGTGCTGACAAGGCAGTCCACCGGATCGCCGATAAACCCGGCTCAAAGATAGCCGTACAACAATAAAGTACCAAATGCAGGGACACCGTACTGATTGACTGTCAAGCCCGAATAATTAGTACGGTGTCCCTGCATTTTTCCGGGATGGGAGACCTCCCGGTCTACTCGACCCTAAAAAAAACAAAAGGAAAGGCGATTACGAAAAACGAACCCAGAGATATTGAGCTTGAAGAACGAATGGTGAAATTTGACACATGGGTCAAGGAAGGCAAGATACCCTGTTCGTCAAAGGTGATCCCGATTACCCAATCTCTGAATTTTTTGTAATGGGTGTTGTCAACCCAGCAGGTGCTGGAAATTTTGAGAAATTCACGGTCCTATGCCCTGGCCAAATGCC
Above is a window of Deltaproteobacteria bacterium DNA encoding:
- a CDS encoding TRAP transporter large permease subunit is translated as AIPFGPYGKIITILGFVFFLGFFLDWIEITLIILPLLAPVIKTLGLEIDGYGVISEPVLVWFVMLIAVCLQTSFLTPPVGFSLFYLQGVCPPEVKLTDIYRGVVPFIILQLIGLALTLLFPELVLWLPAKAYGY